The genomic stretch TCAATGTTTTTGCAAGCTGTAGCCCCGCAAATCCTCCTCCTATAATGATGATTTTTTCGCGTGTTTCCATAATACACAAATTTACTGATTTTATTTAGCATTTAGTAGTGAAAAAAGTTAGTTTTGCAAAACTTTATGACACCAAAGAAGTACACCAAAAAAACTGCCAAACAGATTCATAAAAACAGACGGAACAGCTATTTTTTCCGTCGAAGAGTGATATTAGCCATCTTAATTGTAGCTTTAATCGGAACCGGATTTTACCTTAAACAATCCGTGAGCTACTATTACGCCCTGTACTTTAATAAGTTTACCCATAAAAAGCTCCATAACAGCGAAAAAGAAAGTTCAAGAATTCAAAGAATACTCGCTAATAATCTTGATAAGACCTATGGCTTTGATGTTTCTCATTATCAAAACAAGGAAGATATCAAATGGGACAGCCTCAGCATCGGCAATAAAACCATTCCTCTGGAATTTGTGGTCATGCGTGCGACGATGGGAAATAAAAGTGCAGATAAGCATTTTGACGAGTTTTGGGAAAAGGCAAAAAAGCATAACCTAATCCGTGGAGCTTATCACTTTTATAGAGCTGATGAAGATCCTGTCATCCAGGCAAATAATTTTTTAGCAAATGTAAAACTGGAAAGTGGTGACCTTCCTCCTATTCTGGATATTGAAAAAATCCCGAAACGGAAAACGAATAAAAAATTAGTGGAAGACCTTAAAGTATGGTGTAAAATTGTAGAAGAAACGTATGGTGAAAAACCTATTATTTACACATATTATCATTATTACAAAGATTTTCTGAAAGGTGAGTTTGAAAGTTATCCTTTATGGCTGGCGAATTACAATGATGTTCCTACTCCATCTCCAGATGATCAGTGGGATTTCTGGCAGTTTACTGAAAACGGAATCGTTCACGGTATTAATACTAAGGTAGATCTTGATATTTACAATGGTAATTCATGGTCTTTGAAAAGACTTACATTAGATTAAACAAGACTGAAGGCTGAGTGCTGCAAGATAGAAGTTCCTAGAGTTCCAAATATCAATTTGAGGTTTATTATTTAATCACTCAAAAAAGCTCCTTTTAATTTCAGTGTTGAAATTAAAAGGAGCTTTTTAAACTTGCAGCCTCCATTTACTTCTTCCCAAGAAAACTCAGAATGTCTTCATTAAGCTGATCTGGTTTTTCAAAAGGAACCATGTGGGTCGTATCTTTATAAATTTTCATTTCAGCATTAGGAATTTGTTTGGAAATAAATTCCGTATGATCTGGCTTGATTACATCTTTATCTCCTGCAATAACGAGAACCGGACTTTTTATTTTATTTAAATCATTTTTGCTAATGTTAGGCTGTGTAAGCATAATTTTTAAAAGTCTGCGTTCACCAAATGTTTCTTCTGGAGCCATATCATTCAGTTGTTTCATCTGATTGGTAAACCGCTCAATAAGTTTATCTTCTACTCCTTCAGGAAAAGCATTCGCTCCGATGATTACCAGCTTATTAAGATGCTCAGGATATTTCAATGCGAATTCCAGCCCGGTATTTCCTCCATCGCTCCAACCGGCCATATTAATTTTATCAAGCTTCAACGCATCTGCTAATGCCTTTACATCATCAGCAAACAGTTTATAAGTAAAATCTTTTTTAGAGGTATCTTTACTTCTCCCTTGTCCTCTTGTATCTACTGCAATCACTTTGTACTGTTTAGACAGAACTGGAATTTGCTGATAATAATCCTTGATACTTCCTGAATTTCCATGCAGCAATACTAAAGGCTCTCCTTCACCATACACTTCATAATAAAGATCAGTATCTTTCAGTTTCAGATATTTTCCTGCAGGCTCATTCTTACCATATATGGATTGATTGGCCTCCTCTATATTTTTTGAATTATCAGTCACCCATCCCTGAGCTATATCATCATCAGCATAACCACCGTCATCATCTTTGGTATCTTTTCCGTTTTTATCCATTTTCACATCAATATTAATAGCGGGTGCAGCAATGGACATTTTTTTCCAGTCTCCATAGAACTCCCTGATAAATCCGGTTTTAAACAAAGCTGCACTAATTTTAATGTATCCGTTAAATTCTTTTAAAAAATTAATCCCTACAAAGAACTTTCCTTTCACCCAGATATTATGGTCATTCACATCAAGTGTATATGTTCCATCTTTAATCATATCTTCAGTAAGCTGCACGGTGATTTCTTCATCCAGAAGATTTTTATCCGGATAACCTGCTTTTTCACTATAAATACTGTATCGCATCAGAACCGGTTCTGTGGAAGAATATCGGGCAATATTCAGATTAATGTTCTTGATTTTGGATCTTTTCTTTGCATTAAATTCCAAAGCTGTTTCTCCCAGAAAACCTGCTTTATCTCCTGCCGGGTTAACGAAATATAAAACACTTTTGGTTTTCGTTTTTACCCCCCAGTTTTTATCCACAAGCTTTTTAGGCTTGATAGCGATTTCCTTAATGGTTTTCGTTTTTTCATGTAAAAACACTTTCTGCTGATCGTTCTTTTTGAAATTCTGAACTGTTTCTTCATACAGTTCATATCCTGGTACTTCAATTTTTATTTTTTGCTGTGGATCCAGACCAGTAAGGTCTATTGAGAAATTTCCTTTTCCGTCAGAAATAGTTCCGGTAGTTTTCTTTTCCACTCCAATCTTTACATAAGGAACAGGCTGATTTTCATTTTTAGAAATAACAGTTCCGGAAATCACCTGTGCATTGAAGGCAGAAACGGCAAGAATAAAGGATAAAATGCTAAGTTTTTTCATGTTAAAAGTTTGATGCAAACATATCTATTTTACAACCATTAACATTCATAAGGCATTATTAAATTTAAACAGGTTTTAGTTAAATTTATTCTAAAGAAACCACACTTTACTCCATGAATTCAAAAAAAATCTAAATATGGCTATCCTTTTATAAAATCTCCATAATTTCCTCCCATGAATTCACTCTTCTGTAGGTTTCATTTTCGATCAGTTCATTATGAGGCTGGGTAAAAATCAATCTCTGCCCTGAAAAATGATCTAAATTTTTTGGATAATCATCAATCATCACATCTCCAGACACCACTTTTTTACTCCCACAAAGCACAATCTGCTCCCAGGTAATGAAAGGAAAATGTTCAGCAAGCCAGTCATATTTTTCTCTTAAACTGTTGGGAAATTCCATTCCTGCAGAAACAATATACAATTCATATTTTTTATTCAGATATTCTATCGCTTTCTGACTTCCTTCCATGACGGGCAAAGTTCTGAAAAAACCGACTTCATTCACATGCTTTTTACCATTGGGAAAGGTTTCCAATTCGGGTTTACCCGTCATCGTATGAAGCTCCATCTCTCTTCCGGTATCTCTTTTTTCAAATTGAATCAGCTGATGATATACATCTGCCATCACCCCATCCATGTCAACAATCACTTTTTTCATTTGACTTTACTTATTTTTTATAATTGGTTTAAGTTTAAATTGTATCAATTATCATCAAATGTACCAAATCCTTTTCTCAGGTCATGAACACAGTTTATTAATAAATCATAAATATTCATTTTTATTTATAAAGAGGGGGTTGCGGAAAATTTTATGGTTTCATTTTCGTATTTTTGCGGTTCAGTTCAAAATTAAAATCAAACTATTAATTCCCAATGAATTACGTTTCTGCAGAAAATCTTACCAAATCTTATGGCATCAAAGTTTTGTTTGAAAACATTTCTTTTCACATCAATGAAGGAGACAAAATTGCCATTGTTGCCAAAAACGGAAGTGGAAAATCTACCCTTCTGAAAATTTTAATGGGTAAAGAAATTGCAGACAGTGGTACTGCAATTATTAATAAAGATATCCAGGTGGTTTTATTTGACCAGGAAATTGATTTTGATTCCAATCTAAGCATTGAAGAATTCATGATGACATTGGATTCTGAGCCTATTCTTGCTTTGAAGAATTACCATAAATCTCTTCATTCCACAGATCATGACTTTATTGAAAAAGCATTGGCTGATATGGAAGCCCACAAAGCCTGGGATCTGGAAAATGAGATGAAGCAGATCCTTTCCCAGCTTAAGATCACGGATCTTGAGGCTAAAATGGGAACGCTTTCCGGAGGACAAATTAAACGTGTTGCTCTTGCTAAGTTATTGACTGAAACCAGGGCTGAACATAAACATACACTCCTTATTATGGATGAACCTACCAACCACCTTGATGTGGATATGGTAGAATGGCTTGAAAACTACCTGAATAAAGCAAAAATCACATTACTGCTGGTTACCCACGACCGATATTTCCTGGACAGTGTTTGTGATATTATCTGGGAAATGGAAGACAGAAATCTTTATGTTCATAATGGTTCTTATGCAACCTATCTTGAAAATAAAATGATTCGTGAGGATAACCTTAACGCAACCATTGATAAGGCCAATAACCTTTACAGAAAGGAATTGGAGTGGATGCGCAGACAACCCAAAGCAAGAACCACAAAATCCAAAAGCAGAATAGACTCCTTCTATGAAACAGAAAAAGTAGCCAAAACAGATACCAGAAAACAAGGTCTGGAGCTGGATTTTGAAATGAAGCGTCTTGGAAATAAAATCCTTGAACTGAAAAATATTGACAAAAGTTTTGGCAATAAAGTCCTATTGAAAGATTTCAGCTACTCATTCCAGCGTGGTGAGAAAGTAGGAATCATTGGAAAGAACGGAGCCGGAAAATCTACACTACTGAACATCATCCAGGGATTTGAAAAATACGACAAGGGAGAAATTGAAACGGGAGAAACTATTTCTTTCGGATATTTTGCCCAAAAGGGTCTTACTTACAAAGAGGATGAGCGTGTAATTGACTTCATCAAGGAAATTGCAGAATTCTATCCTTTAGCCAATGGAAGAAGTCTTTCAGCATCACAGTTCCTTAGATTGTTCTTATTTGACGATCAGACCCAATACTCACCTATTTCAAAATTATCGGGAGGTGAAAAGAGAAGATTACACCTGATGTATATTTTATATCAGAATCCTAACTTTCTGATTTTTGATGAACCGACGAATGATCTGGATCTTCCTACATTAACTGTTCTTGAAAACTTTCTGCAACAATTCCAGGGATCTTTAATTATTGTTTCCCACGACAGATATTTCATGGACAGAATTGTAGATCATGTTCTTGCTTTCGAAGGAGATGGAAAAATCAGAGATTTTGTAGGAAACTTCTCAGAATACCGTGAAGCCAGAAGCCGTGAAGAAGCTTTAGAAAAAAATACAGCTGTAAAACCGGAACCTGTAAAAGAAAAGGTTGCTGTTTCAGAAAGTATTTCACCCTCCAATACTCCCAAAAGAAAACTAACTTTTAAAGAACAAAGAGAGTTGGAAACGATTGAAAAAGAAATGCCTGAACTGGAAGAGCAACGTACAAGAATATTAGATCAGCTCAACAATGAAACTGATTATGAAAAAATAGCCAAGCTTTCTTCTGAGCTGGAAACAGTCTCTGAAAAACTGGAAAACCAGGAGATGAGATGGTTGGAACTTCAGGAAATCATCTAAAAATATGAGTTTTGAATGAGTTCAGGGTTGATGAAAACCAAAAGGATTAGTAACCTGCTCCTTTATTCTCAAACTCTCGGAACTCATTCAAAACTTCATCTATAATTTATAATAGAATCATCTTTTCTTCTTTTGCACTTACCAGTGACGCATCGATGATCTT from Chryseobacterium indologenes encodes the following:
- a CDS encoding glycoside hydrolase family 25 protein — protein: MTPKKYTKKTAKQIHKNRRNSYFFRRRVILAILIVALIGTGFYLKQSVSYYYALYFNKFTHKKLHNSEKESSRIQRILANNLDKTYGFDVSHYQNKEDIKWDSLSIGNKTIPLEFVVMRATMGNKSADKHFDEFWEKAKKHNLIRGAYHFYRADEDPVIQANNFLANVKLESGDLPPILDIEKIPKRKTNKKLVEDLKVWCKIVEETYGEKPIIYTYYHYYKDFLKGEFESYPLWLANYNDVPTPSPDDQWDFWQFTENGIVHGINTKVDLDIYNGNSWSLKRLTLD
- a CDS encoding alpha/beta fold hydrolase, which codes for MKKLSILSFILAVSAFNAQVISGTVISKNENQPVPYVKIGVEKKTTGTISDGKGNFSIDLTGLDPQQKIKIEVPGYELYEETVQNFKKNDQQKVFLHEKTKTIKEIAIKPKKLVDKNWGVKTKTKSVLYFVNPAGDKAGFLGETALEFNAKKRSKIKNINLNIARYSSTEPVLMRYSIYSEKAGYPDKNLLDEEITVQLTEDMIKDGTYTLDVNDHNIWVKGKFFVGINFLKEFNGYIKISAALFKTGFIREFYGDWKKMSIAAPAINIDVKMDKNGKDTKDDDGGYADDDIAQGWVTDNSKNIEEANQSIYGKNEPAGKYLKLKDTDLYYEVYGEGEPLVLLHGNSGSIKDYYQQIPVLSKQYKVIAVDTRGQGRSKDTSKKDFTYKLFADDVKALADALKLDKINMAGWSDGGNTGLEFALKYPEHLNKLVIIGANAFPEGVEDKLIERFTNQMKQLNDMAPEETFGERRLLKIMLTQPNISKNDLNKIKSPVLVIAGDKDVIKPDHTEFISKQIPNAEMKIYKDTTHMVPFEKPDQLNEDILSFLGKK
- a CDS encoding 5' nucleotidase, NT5C type, with product MKKVIVDMDGVMADVYHQLIQFEKRDTGREMELHTMTGKPELETFPNGKKHVNEVGFFRTLPVMEGSQKAIEYLNKKYELYIVSAGMEFPNSLREKYDWLAEHFPFITWEQIVLCGSKKVVSGDVMIDDYPKNLDHFSGQRLIFTQPHNELIENETYRRVNSWEEIMEIL
- a CDS encoding ABC-F family ATP-binding cassette domain-containing protein, whose translation is MNYVSAENLTKSYGIKVLFENISFHINEGDKIAIVAKNGSGKSTLLKILMGKEIADSGTAIINKDIQVVLFDQEIDFDSNLSIEEFMMTLDSEPILALKNYHKSLHSTDHDFIEKALADMEAHKAWDLENEMKQILSQLKITDLEAKMGTLSGGQIKRVALAKLLTETRAEHKHTLLIMDEPTNHLDVDMVEWLENYLNKAKITLLLVTHDRYFLDSVCDIIWEMEDRNLYVHNGSYATYLENKMIREDNLNATIDKANNLYRKELEWMRRQPKARTTKSKSRIDSFYETEKVAKTDTRKQGLELDFEMKRLGNKILELKNIDKSFGNKVLLKDFSYSFQRGEKVGIIGKNGAGKSTLLNIIQGFEKYDKGEIETGETISFGYFAQKGLTYKEDERVIDFIKEIAEFYPLANGRSLSASQFLRLFLFDDQTQYSPISKLSGGEKRRLHLMYILYQNPNFLIFDEPTNDLDLPTLTVLENFLQQFQGSLIIVSHDRYFMDRIVDHVLAFEGDGKIRDFVGNFSEYREARSREEALEKNTAVKPEPVKEKVAVSESISPSNTPKRKLTFKEQRELETIEKEMPELEEQRTRILDQLNNETDYEKIAKLSSELETVSEKLENQEMRWLELQEII